The Danio rerio strain Tuebingen ecotype United States chromosome 1, GRCz12tu, whole genome shotgun sequence genome includes a region encoding these proteins:
- the LOC795531 gene encoding uncharacterized protein — protein MNNLWTVFIFTVALRVGVGQFLQTAELQVFLGESVVLPCNGSGFPADELQVYWEALGKDVLSLNGEKLSIGRGFEDRVNFITDPAVTQDFSIILTDVMLNDGEIYECLWKGTIPICSVLLYVMTLETPIDHVESNEGDDVTLNCFGNIPKNKPYEDITIQWVKDERVILRLSSGQMEILDKYSSIITLPDQQDISRGIFSLGISSVRAFDQGDYQCRYKISDYGDLQSGFPERHALTVWAVFSGLPAITDFPSSLSDTETDSTAAASTYATDTYETDTYATDTFVNDANTTDTNATDSYATYTYVNDTYTTDTNTTASYTTYTNGTDSYVNDTNTTDINATDSYTTYTNATDTYATDTYATSTQTEPNNTLPAHTAYEANTHTHNGSTERNTEKSTSATDTDPHTISHSHGMTDTLLPGTVSGQRDHQFSDQQIPWIRIGLISGVLLVTALLLAFLLLSGRI, from the exons ATGAATAATCTCTGGACTGTGTTCATATTTACTGTAGCCCTCAGGG TGGGTGTTGGCCAGTTCCTCCAGACGGCCGAGCTGCAGGTGTTTCTGGGAGAGTCTGTGGTTCTGCCCTGCAATGGTTCTGGTTTCCCAGCGGACGAGCTGCAGGTTTACTGGGAGGCCCTTGGGAAAGACGTCCTCTCTCTGAATGGAGAGAAACTGAGCATCGGCAGAGGTTTTGAAGACCGGGTGAACTTCATCACAGATCCGGCAGTGACTCAAGATTTCTCCATCATCCTGACAGACGTGATGCTGAACGATGGAGAGATTTACGAGTGTCTGTGGAAGGGAACGATACCCATCTGCTCTGTCTTACTGTATGTGATGA CTCTAGAGACTCCCATAGATCACGTGGAGTCGAATGAAGGTGATGATGTCACGCTCAACTGCTTCGGTAATATTCCCAAAAACAAACCCTATGAGGACATCACCATCCAGTGGGTTAAAGACGAGCGAGTGATCCTGCGCTTGAGCTCTGGACAGATGGAGATTCTGGACAAGTACAGCAGCATCATCACATTGCCAGACCAGCAGGACATCAGCCGCGGGATCTTCTCTCTGGGCATCTCGTCGGTCAGAGCGTTTGATCAGGGGGATTATCAGTGCCGATACAAGATCTCGGATTATGGAGACCTACAGAGCGGATTCCCGGAGAGACACGCACTCACTGTCTGGG CTGTGTTTTCAGGTCTCCCGGCCATCACAGATTTTCCTTCCAGTTTGTCAGACACAGAGACTGACAGCACAGCAGCAGCCTCTACATATGCTACAGATACATATGAAACAGATACATATGCCACAGATACATTTGTCAATGATGCAAATACCACAGATACAAACGCCACAGATTCATATGCCACATATACATATGTCAATGATACATATACCACAGATACAAACACCACAGCTTCATATACCACATATACAAATGGAACAGATTCATATGTCAATGATACAAATACCACAGATATAAATGCAACAGATTCATATACCACATATACAAACGCCACAGACACATATGCTACAGATACATATGCCACAAGCACTCAGACTGAACCCAACAACACGCTGCCAGCTCACACAGCATACGAagccaacacacacactcacaacggCAGCACAGAGAGAAACACTGAGAAAAGCACCAGCGCAACTGACACTGACCCGCACACAATCTCACACAGTCACG GGATGACCGATACGTTATTACCAGGCACAGTTTCCG GTCAGCGGGATCATCAGTTCTCAGATCAGCAGATTCCCTGGATCCGCATCGGTCTGATTTCTGGAGTTCTGCTGGTGACGGCGCTGCTTTTAGCTTTCCTGTTGTTGTCGGGGAGAATCTGA